The sequence CCAGTCATTTTTCCAAGAATACGACTAAGCATGCCCGTTGCCAATTCCATATCATCGACCTTGTAAAATTCGACAAGTTTCTCGATTTCTGCAGGATCTGTAATCTCTTTCAACAATCGGATGTCATCTCCGACACCGACTAAATAATAAGATTCACCAATAACAACAAGCTGAATCGATTTATGTTGACCAAGTGAAAGTCCACCCATATTTTTCATGAATCGATTTTTATCGTACAACCGATTTTTTCGGTTCACTACCTTCAAAAGCCCGAATAATAAACCAACGACAAACAATAATGCAACCATTACTTTTATGTAATCACCCACCGATGACCCAACCGCTTTATCGTTAGACGAAAGGTCGGCAGCTGGTTCATCGGTGTCAATTTCAAGTTCGTTTAATTCTATATTATTATCTATTTCTGCATCACTATCTTTGTCAGTCGACCAGTAATCCGATACGGACTTATTGGGATCATCGTCTGCAAAAACAGATACAGGCGATAATGGACTGACAAAGAGTATCATCAAACTGAATGCTAGCACATACTTTTTTACTAGTGATAATTTCATCCTATGATTATCCTAATGCTTTTTCAATTGCTTCAATCACGCGGTCTGCTTGGAAAGGTTTAACGATAAAGTCTTTTGCCCCCGCTTGAATTGCATCTATAACCATTGCTTGTTGCCCCATTGCTGAACACATAATAATTGTTGCCGAAGGATGCTTTTCTTTAATCGCTTTAAGTGCTGCGATGCCATCCATTTCAGGCATTGTAATATCCATTGTCACTAGGTCTGGCTTCAATTCCTCATATTTTTCAACAGCTTGTGCACCATCCGCTGCCTCACCTACAACCTCAAAATTATTTTTCGTCAAAATGTCTTTGATCATCATACGCATAAATGCTGCGTCATCCACTATTAAAATACGTTTACTCATTTCCTATTACCTCCCGATATCTATCGTAAATTATTTAAACGGTCTACTTGGCTTAAAATATCTGTGATACGTACACCGAAGTTTTCATCGATGACAACGACTTCACCTTTTGCAATTTGGCGATTGTTGACAAGTATATCAACTGGTTCACCTGCAAGCTTGTCAAGTTCAATGATGGAGCCACCTGACATTTCCAAAATTTCTTTAACGGAACGTTTTGTCCTCCCTAGTTCAACAGTCACCTGTAGCGGAATATCAAGCAGCATATTCAAGTTATTAGACTCTGCCTGATTTAATGAAGGACTTTCAAAACTTGCAAACTGTGCCTGCTGAACATTTACCTGCGGCTGTTGCGTACGCATTTGCTGCTGTGGCATAGGTTGAGCGTACTCCGGCTGTTGCATGTCTTGAGCTGGAGCTTGTTGTTGATGCGCCGGCATAGGCTGTTGCTGTTTTTCAAGCGGCGGTGCCATTTCAGCAACTGCTGCCACCTCTTCCGCACCTCCTCCTAGAAGAGTTGCAACCAATTCCTTCCCGAATACAAGCGGAAGTAGCTGCATGATATTTGAATCAATTAACTCTCCCACTTTAAGTGCGAATGACACTTTTATCGACAAGTCATCTTGTGGAATTAATTCACGACCTCTTTCAGATTCCATATCCAATAAATCGATTGCAGGCGGTGATATATCTACTTTTTTATTGAACACTGTCGACATAGAGGTTGCCGCTGACCCCATCATCTGATTCATAGCTTCCTGTACCGCACTCAAATGGATTTCTCCAAGGTTCATATCAGGTTCCGTACCATCGCCACCTAGCATAAGGTCTGCAATAATTGCCGCATCACTCTGCTTAATGACAAAAAGGTTCATGCCACTTAGACCTTCTGTATATTCTACTTTAACAGCCACGTATGGATGGATAAACTCTGCTTCCAACTCTTTTCTATGGACAACCGAAATAGTCGGAGTTGTTATGTCGACCTTTTGTCCAAGTAGTGCAGACAATGCTGTTGCAGAGCTACCAAAGGAAATATTGCCAATTTCGCCAAGCGCATCCTTCTCTATTTCATCCAAATAGTCAGCTGTTTCTATACCGTCAGCGGACGAGACGGTAGATTCTTCGGTCCCAACGGGCTCACCACGCAGTAACGCTTCGATTTCTTCCTGCGAAAGGATATTATCACTCATCATCTTCATCCCCTCCTATCATTGTTTCAATTATCTGCACAGCCATCCTATTTTTCAGATGGCCCGGCTGCGCTGTAAACTTCGGTACATCGCCAACTTTTACGACGAGCGGAGCATCGATTTTACGGTCGAGAGAAATAACATCCCCCACTTGTAAGTACAAGAAATCTTCGATCGTCATCTCGCCATGGCCAAGTTCGGCAACGACAGGCAAGGGGGCTTGCTTTAAGCGTCTTTCAAGTATGGCACTTTGCTCAGGTGACGGTTCTTTTATATTGGACTGCATCCAATACCTGACCGACAAATTAGGAACAATTGGTTCTAATACCACGTGTGGAATACAAATATTAATCATTCCACTTGATTCACCTATCATGATATTGAACGAAATGACGACCACCGTTTCGTTCGGCGATATCATTTGAAGAAATTGTGGATTCACTTCCATCTCCGCCAGAAACGGATCTATATCGATAATGCCAGACCATGCTTCACGATAGTTATCAAAAGATCGCTCAAATAAGTTGGTCATAATTTTCGTTTCAATTTCAGTTAAATTATCAGCTTTCCCCGGACTTGTTCCAATTCCACCCATTAGACGGTCAAGCATCGAATAAGCAATGTTCGGGTTGACCTCCATCAAAATGTTACCATCCAGTGGGGACACTTCGAAAATATTAATCAATGTCATATTAGGAATCGACCGAATGAATTCCTCGAATGGAATCTGATCGGCTGATGCGACATTGATTTGAACGTACGTGCGCAGTTGAGCTGAAAAATACGTTGTTAATAGTCTAGCAAAGTTTTCATGGATTCGTGTCAAACTTCGAATCTGATCTTTTGAAAACCGAAGGGCACGTTTGAAATCATATACTTTGACCTTCCGGGGCTCATCTTCTTTCTTCATATCTTCCGCAGTCATCTCACCTGTCGATAACGCGGACAAAAGTGCATCTATCTCATTTTGAGATAAAATATCGCCGGCCATATGGTCACCTCCTCGCATTAGGATTTAGTACGTACAGATTGTCTGTTTATTGAATAATGTGGGAAACGATATAGACCTTTTGAATGTCCCCCGATTGCATCAGTGGATTCAATTGCGATTTTATCGAGTCTTCCAATGCCTGCTTACCGATTTTACCTTCTAAATCTTGTGAAGTCATTTCAGATAATTCTTGGATAACAATATTTTTCACTTGGAAATCTCTTTTTGCTAACTCTTCTGCTGCTTTCTTATTATCCGTTTGGATTTTCAAAGAAATACGGATAAATTGTTTGCCCACGAGATTCGTTGTAATTTCTTCAATATCAACCGAGTTTTCGATAATTTCATCAATCGTCGGTTCTGCTGAAGCGTCACCTTTGTTTAATTGCATAACAAGAATGAGTGCAATCACACCTATCAATGTAATACATACTAGAATAATAAGCGATATTGTCAATACTTTATTCTTCATCTTCTTCACCTCGGATAAACGGATTTGATAACAACTGGACCGCCTTATAAAATTCGATGATCCGGCTGTTTACTACATCAGCCGTATCGAGGACTACATATTTTGTTCCTGTTGTAAGCGTAATGGTCGTATCAGGAAACGACTCAATTTTTTCTATGTACAGTGCGTTCAATGTGAACGTACTGCCATTCAAACGTGTAACTTGAATCATATGTAAGGGGCCGGGCGTCAAGAGCCGGCCCGACCCTCCTTTTCTAGTAACAGCTATGCTAGTTTAGTTGACATGATTAAATTATCGTTTCAAGTTGACAAGTTCTTGCAAGATTTCATCGGATGTTGTGATAATACGTGTATTCGCTTGGAAACCACGTTGTGCAACGATCATTTCTGTGAATTCTTCCGCAAGGTCAACGTTGGACATTTCTAGGAAGCCCGATTCAGTTTTACCAATTCCACCTTCAGTTGCCAAATTTCGTACTGGAGCACCTGAGTTCGCAGATTCTTGATAGTAGTTTCCTCCTACTTTATCAAGACCTCCAGGATTCGGGAATTTAGCCATAACAAGTGTGCCTGCATATTTCAATTCACCATTTTCATCAACAAATGTGACCGTTCCATCTTGCCCAACACTCATGCTTTGGGCAGTCGTCGGGATGACAATTCGGTTATATTCTGCTGGGTCCTGTGCAAGCGCGATGTAATCTTCACGTGGATCCATTAAATCTAAACCTGTTCCATCATCATTTACATATGGGAAATCACCATCATCATAATCCGCAGTTGGATCATAATCTGCTGCCCCTCCTACACCGACCACATATTTCCCGTCACCGTTAACAAGATACCCCAAGTTATCCATATAAAAGTTCCCAGCTCTTGTATACTCTATTTTACTAATTGGACCATCTGCTCCATCTTCATCATATTCCCCGAGTTGGAAAAATCCATCACCTGAAATCGCCATATCAAGTGTATTACCTGTAAACTGTGTCGATCCACCAAGGTGAATGGTGTCAATTGCTGCAATTTGTGAACCTAGTCCAACTTGCTTCGGGTTAACCCCACCACGTGTTCCAGTATTGCCTGAAGCTCCTGCAACTGATTGTGAAATCAAATCTTTAAAAATCGTACGTCCTTTTTTAAAGCCGTATGTGTTAACGTTGGCGATGTTATTACCAATTACATCCAACTTCGTTTGGAAGTTTCGTAGACCTGAGATACCTGAGTACATTGAGCGTAACATAAAATAATTTTCCCCTCTCGGTTTTAAGTGTAGCCGCCTCTATCAGTCAGCGACTCATTGGCATCCTTTACGGTCCTGCCACTGTGTTAGCTCAGCACGATTGTGCCGTCAATATTAGTGAAAAGCTGGTCTTTTGCTTCCATTCGATCCATCGCTGTAATGACTGTTGAGTTCCTTGCACTGACAATCAATGCCGCTTGATCCATTAACACAAGTGATTCTTTCACGCCTTTTACTTTTGCTTCATTGACCATGTCTGTCACACGGCCCCATTCAGCATCCGATATGTGAATATCTCTTTCTGCCAATCGCTCAGCTGCATGTTTGCTTATTTTAAGCGTTGCCGGCTGTCGTGCATTGTTTAAATGCTCCAAAAATGATTGTTTTGGACTTTGTGTCGGTTTAAGTGATTGCCCTTGATGATAAAGTGATTGTGCTGGAATGCGGTGGAGATTTATATTGTCCATCTTCATGGAGTTGTCTCTTCCGATGTTCCCGGTACATCTTCTTGTTTAGCTGGTTCTTCGGATTCTGGAGGCATTTCAGCTTTCGGTATGCCTGTTTCACTAATTGCTGTGAAATTCTTACCTTCAACCCGCGTTCCATCTTCTAAAATATATTGAAGCTTACCATCTTTATTGGAAACAGAGACGACTTTACCTGACTTTTCTTGCTCGCCATCCATATAGCCAACAAATTTACCTATAAGCATACTTGCCTCAACAAGGCTATTTGTTCCACCTGCACCATCCGTCTTCACTTCTGAGATATTACCTGGTGTAATGACTTTATCATTATCTAAGACGAATTTGACATCGCCATTTTCATATTTAATAGAGACGATTTTATTGGTACCTTCCTCGACAACAAGCTTGCCATCTTCCCCGGTAACGGTATTGCCTTGTTCATCTAGCTTTAACTCATGCCAAGCGACATTTTTACCAACAAAACTTGTATATTGAATCATTTGGGCTTGCGTTTGTGCTTCAGCAAACTTTTCAAATGATTTCGCTAAGTTCATCGTTTGTTCAAGTGCAGAAAACTGTGCCATTTGAGCGATAAACTCGTTATCTTTCATCGGATTCGTCGGGTCTTGGTTTTGTAATTGGGCAATGAGTAATTTCATGAAATCATCTTTCCCTAAAACTCCATCACCGGTTTTACGCTCGTCCCGCTTTTTGTTAATGAGATAATCATTGCTTGTAATCGGTTTTTGTCCTTCAATTGTGGACATTATTACACCTCCAAATCAATCATATATTCTGCAAATGTCATTTCTTCTTCATCATTTTGTTGTTGCTGACTTTCTGCTTCTTGCCCTTGTCTTTTGAAATGCTGATTAAAGGCTTGCTCACGATCATTTCTTGACGTGTCTTGCAATGTTTGGGAAACGTCGATTCGCTCTACTTGTAGGTTTTGCTGTAAGAATGCTTGACGAAGCTGATTCAGCTGACTATCCAGCATTTCTTTACCTAGTGCAGTTGACGCAAGAATACGTGCTGTCATCACTCCATTGACCTGTACCAGTTCAATCCGGATTTGTCCAAGATGCTCTGGATACAGTTTAATGAGTAAACGATTCGTTCCACCAGTTTGACCAAGGCCTGAACGCTTAAAAATATTTTGCATTTCACGTACTAGCTCTTCATTTTGTGTCGTTGTCGTTGCGGTAGTTGTTGAAAATTCTCCTCTAGCTACTGCTACATGGCCCGCCACACTACTAATGGTTTGTTGTAATGATTCTTTCGGTGTCGTTGATTCTGGACTTACTTTTACTAGCGCTTCGTCCACTGGTCCCCCTTTAGCACTCGCACCATTCTTCGCCGTTCCTTCATCCGTCATCGCTTGCCCAGTCGTTTCCGTTTGGACAACAAACTGCACAGCGTGTTTTGATGCTGGTAATGGAATCGTACTAGACTTTCCAGCCTGACTAGCTTGGAGCAGTTTTTCGAATTGTTCACCTGCTGCTACAAGATTATTTTGCAGTGTGAAGACCTGCTGTTCCTGCTTCAACAACAAATCCGTTTTCGGTGCAGCTAATTCAACTATTTTCAATAGTGCTAACAAATTAGCCGCCTGTTGTTTTGGCAAATCACCTTTGCCTTCAAGCGCATCCGATAATTGATTGAAAAACTGTGGTGCTACTTGTTCAATAGCATTCAGCACTGCCCATATATCATTTGAATAAGTAACTTCTATCAGTTCTTCTTCACTAAGGCCTGCCTTCTCTAACAAAGACAAAATAGTATTCATCAATTGATCAGGCTCTATTTCTAGCAAGCTCGCTAACTCTTCCAAATTTCCCAGATTTGTTAGGGAAGATAGTTGCCCCCCGGCTTCATCACCAACTAGCTCTTTTAACACCAATTCCAGTTCTTCAACTGACGTTGCATTAAAAATAGCTAGAATTGACTCATCCGAAACTTGACTAGCTGACTGCTGTTGAACTGGAGCTATGGATGCTGTTCCAGCTGAAACGATACTGCTAAAGACCGAACCAAACGTTCCACTCGCTGCTTGGTCAGTTTGTACGCTACTTGACGAAGTTTGTAGATTTTGCCCTGCTATTGCTTGTAGTGCTGCGATATTCACTCTTTCACCTCCCTTCGAATTAATTACGCCTCGGTGTAATTGCGTACGGATTTTGAATTGTGCCCACAGGATGTGGGTATGCAGTCGTTGCGACAGGACGTCGCGAACTTAGACTGCCACAATTCACTCCCTTCAAAATCCGTGACATCCGCCGGAGGCTTTATCTTTATTCAGCAGTAGTTTTCTGCTGAATAAAGATAAAGAACTAACTATCACTGGTCAATAATGATGTATACTTTGCCGCATCCTCTGGTTCCATCTTTTCAAGCACGGCAGCAAGTGTATCCGGCTTTAAACTAGCTAAAATCCGAACCGCTTCGCTATCAGTCATTTTTACAATGACCGGAGCTACTGATTTCGCGGACATCTGTTCATAAGTTGTGATGATGCCTTTGAAATCCTTTTTTGACACATCATTGTCATTGATAAGCTGTTCGATTTCATCGGCAAGTCTTTGTTGCTCTAACAGCAATTTATCCTTTTCATCTACGGACTTATCAAGGTCACTTTGCAGTTTGAACAGCTCAGCTTCTTTTTCCTTGATCTCCGCTTGTAAGGTGACAAGGCGTTCTTCCAAGACAAGATCGATTGCTCCATCGTCGGCTTCTTCTTCATTTTTCTCACTAACGAATGGCAGTTTTTCAGTCCATTCTTTTGCTTTGTCAAAGACATTGATATCTGCAAACTTAGCTAGGATGAGCAAGACAGCTGATGCAAAGAGCAGTGGGATGAATATCCAAAGCAATAGTATTTGGAATATCCCAGTGGATTTTTCTTTTTTCACTTCGGATACAGTGTTCGACTCTTTAGTTTTTTTCACCACATTACCACCCGTTTTCTCTTCTACGGAACTTCAACGTTGCTAATTCATCAAGCTGGATCGC comes from Sporosarcina sp. FSL K6-3457 and encodes:
- a CDS encoding flagellar biosynthetic protein FliO, whose protein sequence is MKLSLVKKYVLAFSLMILFVSPLSPVSVFADDDPNKSVSDYWSTDKDSDAEIDNNIELNELEIDTDEPAADLSSNDKAVGSSVGDYIKVMVALLFVVGLLFGLLKVVNRKNRLYDKNRFMKNMGGLSLGQHKSIQLVVIGESYYLVGVGDDIRLLKEITDPAEIEKLVEFYKVDDMELATGMLSRILGKMTGKSTNDQPTQTEESTEFGDIFKTRLDEMKEERKRHISRLTEKERNQDE
- a CDS encoding response regulator, which gives rise to MSKRILIVDDAAFMRMMIKDILTKNNFEVVGEAADGAQAVEKYEELKPDLVTMDITMPEMDGIAALKAIKEKHPSATIIMCSAMGQQAMVIDAIQAGAKDFIVKPFQADRVIEAIEKALG
- the fliY gene encoding flagellar motor switch phosphatase FliY, with translation MSDNILSQEEIEALLRGEPVGTEESTVSSADGIETADYLDEIEKDALGEIGNISFGSSATALSALLGQKVDITTPTISVVHRKELEAEFIHPYVAVKVEYTEGLSGMNLFVIKQSDAAIIADLMLGGDGTEPDMNLGEIHLSAVQEAMNQMMGSAATSMSTVFNKKVDISPPAIDLLDMESERGRELIPQDDLSIKVSFALKVGELIDSNIMQLLPLVFGKELVATLLGGGAEEVAAVAEMAPPLEKQQQPMPAHQQQAPAQDMQQPEYAQPMPQQQMRTQQPQVNVQQAQFASFESPSLNQAESNNLNMLLDIPLQVTVELGRTKRSVKEILEMSGGSIIELDKLAGEPVDILVNNRQIAKGEVVVIDENFGVRITDILSQVDRLNNLR
- the fliM gene encoding flagellar motor switch protein FliM, with amino-acid sequence MAGDILSQNEIDALLSALSTGEMTAEDMKKEDEPRKVKVYDFKRALRFSKDQIRSLTRIHENFARLLTTYFSAQLRTYVQINVASADQIPFEEFIRSIPNMTLINIFEVSPLDGNILMEVNPNIAYSMLDRLMGGIGTSPGKADNLTEIETKIMTNLFERSFDNYREAWSGIIDIDPFLAEMEVNPQFLQMISPNETVVVISFNIMIGESSGMINICIPHVVLEPIVPNLSVRYWMQSNIKEPSPEQSAILERRLKQAPLPVVAELGHGEMTIEDFLYLQVGDVISLDRKIDAPLVVKVGDVPKFTAQPGHLKNRMAVQIIETMIGGDEDDE
- the fliL gene encoding flagellar basal body-associated protein FliL, encoding MKNKVLTISLIILVCITLIGVIALILVMQLNKGDASAEPTIDEIIENSVDIEEITTNLVGKQFIRISLKIQTDNKKAAEELAKRDFQVKNIVIQELSEMTSQDLEGKIGKQALEDSIKSQLNPLMQSGDIQKVYIVSHIIQ
- a CDS encoding flagellar FlbD family protein, which codes for MIQVTRLNGSTFTLNALYIEKIESFPDTTITLTTGTKYVVLDTADVVNSRIIEFYKAVQLLSNPFIRGEEDEE
- the flgG gene encoding flagellar basal body rod protein FlgG yields the protein MLRSMYSGISGLRNFQTKLDVIGNNIANVNTYGFKKGRTIFKDLISQSVAGASGNTGTRGGVNPKQVGLGSQIAAIDTIHLGGSTQFTGNTLDMAISGDGFFQLGEYDEDGADGPISKIEYTRAGNFYMDNLGYLVNGDGKYVVGVGGAADYDPTADYDDGDFPYVNDDGTGLDLMDPREDYIALAQDPAEYNRIVIPTTAQSMSVGQDGTVTFVDENGELKYAGTLVMAKFPNPGGLDKVGGNYYQESANSGAPVRNLATEGGIGKTESGFLEMSNVDLAEEFTEMIVAQRGFQANTRIITTSDEILQELVNLKR
- a CDS encoding TIGR02530 family flagellar biosynthesis protein, whose amino-acid sequence is MDNINLHRIPAQSLYHQGQSLKPTQSPKQSFLEHLNNARQPATLKISKHAAERLAERDIHISDAEWGRVTDMVNEAKVKGVKESLVLMDQAALIVSARNSTVITAMDRMEAKDQLFTNIDGTIVLS
- the flgD gene encoding flagellar hook assembly protein FlgD — encoded protein: MSTIEGQKPITSNDYLINKKRDERKTGDGVLGKDDFMKLLIAQLQNQDPTNPMKDNEFIAQMAQFSALEQTMNLAKSFEKFAEAQTQAQMIQYTSFVGKNVAWHELKLDEQGNTVTGEDGKLVVEEGTNKIVSIKYENGDVKFVLDNDKVITPGNISEVKTDGAGGTNSLVEASMLIGKFVGYMDGEQEKSGKVVSVSNKDGKLQYILEDGTRVEGKNFTAISETGIPKAEMPPESEEPAKQEDVPGTSEETTP
- a CDS encoding flagellar hook-length control protein FliK, encoding MNIAALQAIAGQNLQTSSSSVQTDQAASGTFGSVFSSIVSAGTASIAPVQQQSASQVSDESILAIFNATSVEELELVLKELVGDEAGGQLSSLTNLGNLEELASLLEIEPDQLMNTILSLLEKAGLSEEELIEVTYSNDIWAVLNAIEQVAPQFFNQLSDALEGKGDLPKQQAANLLALLKIVELAAPKTDLLLKQEQQVFTLQNNLVAAGEQFEKLLQASQAGKSSTIPLPASKHAVQFVVQTETTGQAMTDEGTAKNGASAKGGPVDEALVKVSPESTTPKESLQQTISSVAGHVAVARGEFSTTTATTTTQNEELVREMQNIFKRSGLGQTGGTNRLLIKLYPEHLGQIRIELVQVNGVMTARILASTALGKEMLDSQLNQLRQAFLQQNLQVERIDVSQTLQDTSRNDREQAFNQHFKRQGQEAESQQQQNDEEEMTFAEYMIDLEV
- a CDS encoding MotE family protein — encoded protein: MKKTKESNTVSEVKKEKSTGIFQILLLWIFIPLLFASAVLLILAKFADINVFDKAKEWTEKLPFVSEKNEEEADDGAIDLVLEERLVTLQAEIKEKEAELFKLQSDLDKSVDEKDKLLLEQQRLADEIEQLINDNDVSKKDFKGIITTYEQMSAKSVAPVIVKMTDSEAVRILASLKPDTLAAVLEKMEPEDAAKYTSLLTSDS